A stretch of Linepithema humile isolate Giens D197 chromosome 3, Lhum_UNIL_v1.0, whole genome shotgun sequence DNA encodes these proteins:
- the LOC105669802 gene encoding nucleolar protein 58-like encodes MDQIGLLLQQYVYAIPVGIVLVCAILVFAFGFKKAEQPPFAQLSAGSDVDRKLTKKRGKVREKKASNGQVASEKTSPIKKTLATKTDAPKKAAKGDDVDGKLKERKHEDNKIATKKEKEQPLVKAGKENKVEQVKNKKNLKNLFQEKPVDFDDGDWEQAYSRKDKKNKKKEEESPLKKNKKTPKKADLINEAKQKEQETPEIKDKTVKETENKELKEKEKKEVILTPISNEEISTAKELQKEEQNKAEKVEKEERKGGKSKKNKKVSEDGNTPASLPSTPKSDNKKPAAEEPQKKATSVKKAASVTNNEEENKVVENKEKTAVFDELGDVWTEAKPQKKSKKKARKDD; translated from the exons ATGGACCAAATCGGTCTGCTACTGCAGCAATACGTGTACGCGATCCCCGTGGGTATCGTGCTGGTATGCGCCATTCTCGTCTTTGCCTTCGGCTTCAAGAAGGCTGAACAGCCGCCGTTTGCCCAGCTGTCCGCGGGCTCTGACGTGGACCGGAAGCTAACTAAGAAGCGCGGCAAGGTCCGCGAGAAG AAGGCTTCTAATGGACAAGTCGCATCTGAAAAAACAAgtccaattaaaaaaacattagcAACAAAAACAGATGCTCCAAAGAAAGCTGCAAAAGGAGATGATGTCGATGGCAAACTGAAAGAGCGCAAGCATGAAGACAACAAGATTGCAActaagaaagaaaaggagcAGCCTCTAGTTAAGGctggaaaagaaaataaagtggAGCAAGTGaagaacaagaaaaatttgaaaaatctatttcagGAAAAACCAGTGGATTTTGATGATG gAGACTGGGAGCAAGCTTATTCACGCAAGgacaagaaaaataagaagaaagaagaagaatctCCTTTgaagaagaataagaaaacCCCCAAAAAAGCTGATTTAATAAATGAGGCTAAGCAGAAAGAACAGGAGACCCCTGAGATCAAGGATAAAACTGTTAAGGAAACCGAGAACAAGGAACTCaaggaaaaagagaagaaagaagtgATCCTTACACCGATCTCTAATGAAGAAATAAGTACAGCCAAGGAATTGCAGAAAGAAGAGCAGAATAAG GCCGAGAAAGTCGAGaaggaagagaggaaaggTGGGAAGTCGAAGAAGAACAAGAAAGTGTCTGAGGATGGGAACACACCCGCTTCACTACCATCCACACCAAAGTCGGATAATAAGAAACCTGCTGCGGAAGAGCCGCAGAAAAAAGCAACTAGCGTAAAAAAGGCAGCTAGCGTAACCAATAATGAGGAAGAAAATAAAGTCGTGGAGAATAAAGAGAAAACTGCTGTGTTCGATGAACTAGGAG ACGTCTGGACAGAAGCAAAGCCAcagaaaaaaagtaagaaaaaagcTCGTAAGGATGACTGA
- the Nubp2 gene encoding cytosolic Fe-S cluster assembly factor Nubp2 homolog yields the protein MLEGVKHVLLVLSGKGGVGKSTISTQLALALKESGFRVGILDIDLCGPSIPYLLNLEGKDVHQSSEGWLPVFADEEENLSVMSIGFLLKNQNDSVVWRGPKKTGMIKQFLTDVVWRDIDYLIIDTPPGTSDEHITVMENLSNISCDGAIIVTTPQAVAVDDVLREVTFCRKTGINIIGIVENMSGFVCPSCTECTNIFSSGGGIALSEMIKVPFLAKVPIDPQMGKLADKGQSILVTLPDSQVAQVFRRLVEEVTKSKEA from the exons ATGTTGGAAGGAGTAAAGCACGTGCTGTTAGTACTTTCAGGAAAAGGCGGTGTCGGCAAGTCGACAATCAGCACTCAGCTGGCACTTGCTTTGAAAGAATCAGGTTTTCGC gTTGGGATCTTGGATATAGATCTCTGTGGTCCTAGCATACCTTACTTGCTGAATTTAGAGGGAAAAGATGTTCACCAATCCTCTGAGGG GTGGTTACCAGTGTTTGCTGACGAAGAGGAGAATCTGTCCGTCATGTCAATCGGTTTTCTCTTGAAGAATCAGAATGATAGTGTAGTCTGGCGTGGTCCTAAAAAAACTGGTATGATCAAACAGTTCCTAACTGATGTGGTTTGGCGGGACATTGATTATCTGATCATTGATACACCACCTGGCACTTCTGATGAGCATATTACAGTCATGGAAAATCTAAG CAACATAAGTTGCGATGGTGCGATCATAGTGACTACTCCACAAGCAGTTGCTGTAGATGACGTTTTGCGAGAAGTGACATTTTGTAGAAAAACTGGAATTAACATAATCGGCATTGTTGAAAATATGAGTGGCTTTGTGTGTCCTTCATGTACA GAATGTaccaatatattttcttcaggCGGTGGAATAGCTCTTTCAGAGATGATAAAAGTTCCATTTCTAGCCAAAGTGCCTATAGACCCGCAAATGGGTAAGTTAGCAGACAAAGGACAGAGCATTTTGGTGACGTTACCTGATAGTCAAGTTGCACAGGTATTCAGAAGACTAGTTGAAGAGGTCACTAAGAGTAAGGAAGCTTGA
- the Srp68 gene encoding signal recognition particle subunit SRP68, which produces MVVEEKVDILEENQDGVIGKEPKTYSLEILKIIKEAQQQHGLRHSDYQRYRGYCSRRLRRLRKVLKVPQGDRRHFKRKDVTATMVSDDKFLQVPLIMAERAWSYAMQLRQESNTEPRKKFHLISRLKKAAIYSLQLQDLIENVNCDARTKLEAQAYVAWMNGSLQFELQLWKQAMENLQKAQVVYGNLASALPEAEQVVYKARVEELAPSLRYCAYNIGDTSAIDDLMQMRGQLSGELMASLDSLIAQTREKQASTEEVMWRGKSCGTVPPRAAGLIIADTRLNQALEKAASNQAKIDLLEAHLIDSKDALSVVREYFKNELKSKENDKWSTPQHLINYLQYIRLSRTLERNLALVKAAEESEKAKPQDIVRLYEAALHNLVEISQLQDDAEFLEEQEAKTKSYRAFRCFYMAQSLANLHRWREAMALYQRSLQHVKDALKCDKVLPIMLKEALCKLETSVEAAQYAAHAHSVLEDGQEEESGTNKLAKSKKPLFERLHEYREDPALLTKQPNVYKLPPPMRSIPCKPLFFDLAFNMVEFPDLSHKMGDQAKRGQAGLTGFVKGLWGWGNK; this is translated from the exons ATGGTAGTTGAAGAGAAAGTCGATATTTTGGAGGAGAATCAGGATGGGGTAATCGGAAAGGAACCGAAAACGTATTCTTTGGAGA ttttgaaaataatcaagGAAGCACAACAGCAACATGGGTTGAGACATAGTGATTACCAGCGGTATCGCGGTTATTGCTCTAGAAGACTCAGAAGATTGCGAAAGGTGCTGAAAGTACCACAGGGTGACAGACGTCATTTTAAGAGAAAAGATGTCACCGCGACCATGGTCAGCgacgataaatttttgcaagtgCCTTTAATAATGGCTGAACGCGCTTGGAGCTATGCGATGCAACTGCGCCAGGAATCTAATACGGAACCAAGGAAGAAATTCCATTTGATATCAAGGCTGAAGAAAGCAGCTATATACTCTTTACAATTGCAAGATTTGATAGAG aaTGTAAATTGCGATGCGCGTACAAAGCTGGAAGCTCAAGCATATGTCGCTTGGATGAATGGTTCCTTGCAGTTCGAGTTGCAACTGTGGAAGCAAGCTATGGAGAACCTGCAAAAGGCACAGGTTGTTTACGGTAATCTGGCATCTGCGTTGCCGGAAGCTGAGCAAGTTGTGTATAAAGCACGAGTCGAGGAGTTGGCACCCAGTCTCAGATATTGTGCTTACAACATTGGAGACACTAGTGCTATAGATGACCTCATGCAGATGCGTGGTCAATTGAGTGGCGAGTTGATGGCCAGTTTGGACTCTCTGATAGCTCAGACGCGTGAGAAGCAGGCTAGCACCGAGGAAGTAATGTGGCGTGGAAAGTCTTGTGGCACAGTGCCACCTAGAGCAGCTGGTCTGATCATCGCAGATACCAGGCTCAATCAAGCTCTAGAAAAGGCTGCTTCCAATCAGGCAAAGATCGATCTATTAGAGGCACACTTGATAGACAGCAAGGATGCTCTATCGGTGGTGCGTGAGTATTTCAAGAACGAGTTGAAAAGTAAGGAAAATGATAAGTGGTCGACCCCGCAGCATCTGATCAACTATTTGCAGTATATCCGATTGTCTCGTACATTGGAACGCAATTTGGCACTGGTAAAAGCAGCAGAGGAATCGGAGAAGGCCAAGCCGCAAGACATAGTGCGCTTATATGAGGCGGCATTGCATAATCTTGTGGAGATATCTCAACTGCAAGACGATGCGGAATTTTTGGAAGAGCAGGAGGCGAAAACGAAGAGTTACAGAGCCTTTAGATGTTTCTATATGGCTCAATCGCTTGCCAATTTGCATCGTTGGCGCGAGGCTATGGCTCTGTATCAAAGATCACTACAGCATGTTAAGGACGCCCTTAAGTGTGACAAGGTTCTTCCAATCATGCTGAAAGAAGCTTTATGCAAGCTGGAAACCTCTGTGGAGGCTGCACAGTATGCTGCTCACGCTCACAGTGTTCTAGAGGATGGTCAGGAAGAGGAGAGTGGAACAAATAAACTTGCCAAAAGTAAGAAACCGCTCTTTGAACGTTTGCATGAGTACAGAGAAGATCCCGCGCTTCTCACCAAACAACCGAACGTCTACAAATTGCCACCACCGATGCGCAGCATTCCTTGTAAGCCGCTTTTCTTCGATCTGGCTTTTAACATGGTTGAGTTTCCTGATCTGTCGCACAAAATGGGCGATCAGGCTAAAAGAGGACAGGCCGGTCTCACCGGCTTTGTCAAAGGTCTTTGGGGTTGGGGAAACAAATGA
- the LOC136998629 gene encoding uncharacterized protein, with amino-acid sequence MAAMANNVQVHLFDAETKKSYYLHLTEEDAHKAKNETPSTSSIGGTNSSTSDISDFGDTKSNNEDVYLWNKKETLLLISLYKEHEEMFTSGKTKQNLCWKRIATEMAQKGCNISGKKCCTKFQTLKRTYKQIKDHNNKSGNSRKTWEYLDAMDELCGTKPWIEPISTASSDQNNQPAELLGPMKKHKDKIHATSKNVLLEYRKLRAEKRDAQHKEKMDLLKDIKNLIQDTIQKE; translated from the exons ATGGCTGCAATGGCGAACAATGTGCAAGTGCATCTATTTGACGCAGAAACTAAAAAATCATACTATTTACACTTAACTGAAGAAGACGCACATAAAGCGAAAAATG AAACACCGAGCACAAGCAGTATAGGAGGAACAAATAGTTCTACATCAGATATATCAGATTTTGGAGATACAAAATCTAATAATGAAG ATGTTTatttatggaataaaaaagaaactttattattaataagtttatataaagaaCATGAAGAAATGTTTACCTCGGGAAAaacaaagcaaaatttatgttgGAAGCGAATAGCAACAGAAATGGCACAAAAAGGTTGCAATATctctggaaaaaaatgttgtacaaagtttcaaactttaaaacgaacctacaaacaaataaaggatcacaataataaatcagGGAATTCCAGGAAAACGTGGGAATATCTTGAT GCTATGGATGAACTATGTGGAACAAAACCGTGGATTGAACCAATATCAACTGCTTCATCTGATCAAAATAATCAACCTGCAGAATTATTAGGTCCTATGAAGAAACATAAag ATAAAATACATGCCACatcaaaaaatgtattgttgGAATACAGAAAACTTCGTGCAGAAAAAAGAGACGCGcaacataaagaaaaaatggaCTTGTTAAaggatattaaaaacttaatccAAGACACAATACAAAAGGAATAA
- the LOC136998628 gene encoding putative nuclease HARBI1 isoform X2 — protein MNIQIWNLRVTFEKQSNRYGRCTISPDVQLLVALWTMATPDSYRSVCDRFDIGRATAWRANRRVCAAIYSLAPQFIKWPNVEEAEYTWMDVQNKHKFPKVIGAIDGTHIHIHKPKKHAESYINRKGYYSIQLQIICDSTLKFIHCYAGQPGSVHDMRVFRLSGIQSMCTENYFPHDSHLIGDAAYTLQKHVLVPYRNNGHLTAAQINYNTRLSSARVMIERAIGLLKGRFRSLLDKLYMKRTDLIPQYIITCCVLHNICILNNDLIDDVIIIERNNIPEIANDNEITVLDKERGVEKRNALTYMLNER, from the exons ATGAATATTCAGATATGGAATTTAAGAGTCACTTTCG AAAAACAGTCTAATAGATACGGACGGTGCACAATATCTCCGGACGTACAATTATTAGTAGCACTGTGGACAATGGCAACACCTGACTCATATAG ATCAGTTTGTGACCGATTCGACATTGGACGAGCAACTGCTTGGCGTGCTAACAGAAGAGTCTGCGCAGCAATTTATTCTTTAGCAcctcaatttattaaatggcCAAACGTAGAAGAAGCAGAATATACATGGATGGATGTTCAAAATAAACACAAGTTTCCTAAAGTAATTGGTGCCATAGACggtacacacatacatatacataaaccAAAGAAACATGCAGAAAGCTACATAAATCGGAAAGGTTACTATTCAATACAATTACAA ATTATATGTGATTCCACCTTAAAGTTTATTCATTGCTACGCAGGACAACCTGGTTCTGTGCATGATATGCGCGTATTTCGACTAAGTGGCATCCAATCTATGTGTACAGAAAACTACTTTCCACACGATAGTCATCTAATAGGTGATGCTGCATATACACTGCAAAAACATGTACTGGTGCCGTACAGAAACAATGGCCATTTGACTGCagcacaaataaattataatacacgCCTGAGTTCGGCTCGTGTAATGATTGAAAGAGCCATTGGTTTGTTGAAAGGACGTTTTCGTAGTCTCttagataaattatacatgAAACGGACAGATCTTATACCACAATATATCATTACTTGTTGTGTGCTGcacaatatttgtattttaaacaatGATCTTATAGATGATGTcataattattgaaagaaaCAATATTCCAGAGATTGCAAATGACAATGAAATTACTGTTTTAGATAAAGAAAGAGGcgttgaaaaaagaaatgcgttaacatatatgttgaatgagagataa
- the LOC136998628 gene encoding putative nuclease HARBI1 isoform X1, protein MSRAVFTYVLNLIKPNLEKQSNRYGRCTISPDVQLLVALWTMATPDSYRSVCDRFDIGRATAWRANRRVCAAIYSLAPQFIKWPNVEEAEYTWMDVQNKHKFPKVIGAIDGTHIHIHKPKKHAESYINRKGYYSIQLQIICDSTLKFIHCYAGQPGSVHDMRVFRLSGIQSMCTENYFPHDSHLIGDAAYTLQKHVLVPYRNNGHLTAAQINYNTRLSSARVMIERAIGLLKGRFRSLLDKLYMKRTDLIPQYIITCCVLHNICILNNDLIDDVIIIERNNIPEIANDNEITVLDKERGVEKRNALTYMLNER, encoded by the exons ATGTCGCGTGCAGTATTCacatatgtattaaatttaataaaacccAATTTAGAAAAACAGTCTAATAGATACGGACGGTGCACAATATCTCCGGACGTACAATTATTAGTAGCACTGTGGACAATGGCAACACCTGACTCATATAG ATCAGTTTGTGACCGATTCGACATTGGACGAGCAACTGCTTGGCGTGCTAACAGAAGAGTCTGCGCAGCAATTTATTCTTTAGCAcctcaatttattaaatggcCAAACGTAGAAGAAGCAGAATATACATGGATGGATGTTCAAAATAAACACAAGTTTCCTAAAGTAATTGGTGCCATAGACggtacacacatacatatacataaaccAAAGAAACATGCAGAAAGCTACATAAATCGGAAAGGTTACTATTCAATACAATTACAA ATTATATGTGATTCCACCTTAAAGTTTATTCATTGCTACGCAGGACAACCTGGTTCTGTGCATGATATGCGCGTATTTCGACTAAGTGGCATCCAATCTATGTGTACAGAAAACTACTTTCCACACGATAGTCATCTAATAGGTGATGCTGCATATACACTGCAAAAACATGTACTGGTGCCGTACAGAAACAATGGCCATTTGACTGCagcacaaataaattataatacacgCCTGAGTTCGGCTCGTGTAATGATTGAAAGAGCCATTGGTTTGTTGAAAGGACGTTTTCGTAGTCTCttagataaattatacatgAAACGGACAGATCTTATACCACAATATATCATTACTTGTTGTGTGCTGcacaatatttgtattttaaacaatGATCTTATAGATGATGTcataattattgaaagaaaCAATATTCCAGAGATTGCAAATGACAATGAAATTACTGTTTTAGATAAAGAAAGAGGcgttgaaaaaagaaatgcgttaacatatatgttgaatgagagataa
- the Hacl gene encoding 2-hydroxyacyl-CoA lyase 1 has product MKNGNQVLAEALKEQGLTYVFGIMGHPVIDLALNMQAVGLQYLGFRNEQAACYAAQAYGYLTRKPAIVLCVSGPGLLHVIGGMANAQVNCWPVLVLGGSCPEDHEGIGGFQEWPQVEASRPYCKYAARPPSAVLIPTHVEKAVRLATYGRPGAVYLDLPATLLNQNVDESKIVKVSPCPPPPLSYPDTKLIKQAANLLIRAKKPLVIVGKGAAYSRAEDPVRQLVYSTNMPFLPTPMGKGVVPDSDERCVSSARTYALQHSDVILLLGARLNWMLHFGRSPRFQSNVKVIQIDLCAEELHNSVPSAVAIQSDIAPATEYLMNTLKTQKWCVDRNDPWWKDLAAKAEKNKQLVHRMSLDTSVPLNYYTVFKHIQDVLPNDCIICSEGANTMDIGRTVLLNNLPRHRLDAGTFGTMGVGLGFAIAAALYCKDNAPKKRVICVEGDSAFGFSGMEIETMFRYKLPVIIIIVNNNGIYGGFDSETFRQIQSSGDPTQVTPPNSLSSETHYENLMQMFGKKGHFCTTVEHIQQALKLSLKVMDSPSIINVMINPQADRKQQQFSWLTESKL; this is encoded by the exons ATGAAGAACGGAAATCAAGTTTTGGCCGAGGCCTTGAAGGAACAG GGTTTAACGTATGTCTTTGGGATCATGGGCCATCCTGTGATAGATTTGGCTTTAAATATGCAAGCCGTCGGCTTGCAATACTTAGGTTTTAGGAATGAACAAGCTGCCTGTTATGCTGCACAAGCTTATGGATATTTAACGA GAAAACCCGCAATAGTGTTATGTGTCTCTGGTCCGGGGTTGTTACATGTTATTGGCGGTATGGCGAACGCGCAAGTAAATTGTTG GCCTGTGCTCGTGTTAGGAGGGTCTTGTCCGGAGGACCACGAAGGGATTGGCGGATTCCAAGAATGGCCACAGGTCGAAGCAAGCAGACCTTATTGTAAATATGCAGCAAGACCGCCGTCAGCTGTGCTCATACCGACACATGTTGAAAAGGCTGTGCGACTTGCCACTTATGGTAGACCAG GCGCCGTTTATCTTGATTTACCCGCtacattattaaatcaaaatgtaGACGAGAGTAAAATAGTTAAGGTTTCACCGTGCCCACCACCGCCACTATCCTATCCTGatacgaaattaattaaacaagcagcaaatttattgataagaGCGAAGAAACCTTTGGTAATAGTTGGCAAAG GAGCTGCTTATAGTCGAGCTGAAGATCCAGTGAGACAGCTCGTCTATTCGACGAATATGCCTTTCTTACCAACGCCGATGGGTAAAGGCGTTGTACCTGATTCGGATGAGCGTTGTGTTTCTAGTGCGCGAACGTATGCTTTACAACATTCCGACGTGATTTTACTGTTAGGTGCTAGATTGAATTGGATGTTGCACTTTGGACGATCACCCAGGTTTCAAAGCAATGTCAAAGTCATACAG ATAGACTTATGCGCCGAGGAATTGCATAATTCCGTACCTTCCGCTGTTGCAATACAATCCGACATTGCGCCCGCCACAGAATATTTGATGAACACATTGAAAACTCAGAAATGGTGCGTTGATCGAAACGATCCGTGGTGGAAGGATCTTGCAGCAAAAGCTGAGAAGAATAAGCAACTAGTTCAC CGGATGTCATTAGATACCAGTGTGCCTCTGAATTATTATACTGTCTTTAAACACATTCAAGACGTCTTGCCGAACG attgtattatttgttCCGAGGGAGCTAATACAATGGATATCGGACGAACCgttcttttaaataatctgcCACGCCATAGACTGGATGCTGGTACATTTGGCACTATGGGCGTAGGACTTGGATTTGCGATTGCGGCTGCCCTTTACTGCAAGGATAACGCAccaaaaaaaagagtaatttGCGTAGAAGGAGACAGCGCTTTTGGATTCTCTGGGATGGAGATTGAAACCATGTTTCG ATATAAACTGCCggtgattattataattgtgaaTAATAACGGTATATATGGCGGTTTCGATAGTGAAACTTTTAGACAGATACAGTCGTCTGGAGATCCTACACAAGT aacacCTCCAAATTCATTGTCATCCGAAACTCATTATGAGAACTTGATGCAAATGTTTGGCAAAAAAGGACATTTTTGCACTACCGTGGAGCACATTCAACAGGCGTTAAAGCTATCTCTAAAG gTAATGGATAGTCCTAGTATAATAAACGTTATGATTAATCCGCAAGCGGATCGTAAGCAACAGCAATTCAGTTGGCTAACAGAatcaaagttataa